One stretch of Miscanthus floridulus cultivar M001 chromosome 18, ASM1932011v1, whole genome shotgun sequence DNA includes these proteins:
- the LOC136523903 gene encoding uncharacterized protein isoform X2 produces the protein MDPAAGRNSAGAFAVAVPVESSAAGAAAPPAGAAAAAARPAAWTQVTRVTVTWAGASGAGGASHVTWAAALLLMGCAAAGLALFALSAADSSLLELGACAHADQVAALRTASQRLLLAASAQVPAATMGVLVPARPVAFFAYFVGWLTAGPATDVLWMLVACHDSTAHDEFSFYYRLFRFLLCAALAVGTFVSVW, from the exons ATGGATCCTGCTGCCGGGAGGAACAGTGCTG GAGCATTTGCGGTGGCCGTCCCCGTGGAGTCGTCGGCGGCGGGAGCAGCAGCACCGCCAgcaggagcggcggcggcagcagcacggCCGGCGGCGTGGACGCAGGTGACGCGCGTGACCGTGACGTGGGCGGGGGCATCAGGCGCAGGTGGCGCGAGTCATGTGACGTGGGCGGCGGCCCTGTTACTAATGGGATGCGCCGCGGCGGGGCTCGCCCTGTTCGCCCTGTCCGCGGCCGACTCCAGCCTGCTGGAGCTG GGGGCCTGCGCCCATGCTGATCAGGTGGCGGCCCTGCGCACGGCGTCGCAGCGTCTGCTTCTGGCCGCCTCCGCGCAGGTGCCCGCGGCCACCATGGGCGTCCTCGTGCCGGCGCGGCCGGTCGCCTTCTTCGCCTACTTCGTGGGATGGCTCACCGCCGGACCCGCCACCGACGTCCTCTGGATGCTCGTCGCCTGCCACGACAGCACTGCCCACGACGAGTTCTCCTTCTACTACCGCCTCTTCCGCTTCCTGCTGTGTGCGGCGCTTGCCGTGGGGACCTTCGTCTCGGTCTGGTGA
- the LOC136523903 gene encoding uncharacterized protein isoform X1, with protein sequence MDPAAGRNSAAGAFAVAVPVESSAAGAAAPPAGAAAAAARPAAWTQVTRVTVTWAGASGAGGASHVTWAAALLLMGCAAAGLALFALSAADSSLLELGACAHADQVAALRTASQRLLLAASAQVPAATMGVLVPARPVAFFAYFVGWLTAGPATDVLWMLVACHDSTAHDEFSFYYRLFRFLLCAALAVGTFVSVW encoded by the exons ATGGATCCTGCTGCCGGGAGGAACAGTGCTG CAGGAGCATTTGCGGTGGCCGTCCCCGTGGAGTCGTCGGCGGCGGGAGCAGCAGCACCGCCAgcaggagcggcggcggcagcagcacggCCGGCGGCGTGGACGCAGGTGACGCGCGTGACCGTGACGTGGGCGGGGGCATCAGGCGCAGGTGGCGCGAGTCATGTGACGTGGGCGGCGGCCCTGTTACTAATGGGATGCGCCGCGGCGGGGCTCGCCCTGTTCGCCCTGTCCGCGGCCGACTCCAGCCTGCTGGAGCTG GGGGCCTGCGCCCATGCTGATCAGGTGGCGGCCCTGCGCACGGCGTCGCAGCGTCTGCTTCTGGCCGCCTCCGCGCAGGTGCCCGCGGCCACCATGGGCGTCCTCGTGCCGGCGCGGCCGGTCGCCTTCTTCGCCTACTTCGTGGGATGGCTCACCGCCGGACCCGCCACCGACGTCCTCTGGATGCTCGTCGCCTGCCACGACAGCACTGCCCACGACGAGTTCTCCTTCTACTACCGCCTCTTCCGCTTCCTGCTGTGTGCGGCGCTTGCCGTGGGGACCTTCGTCTCGGTCTGGTGA
- the LOC136521502 gene encoding uncharacterized protein, with amino-acid sequence MVRWLPPPPPADGELLLGHDAVTLSFFVACVAATVALTSSMCSACGRKPKAATNADPAASVQPAGTGSVSGGSGSGSQEAGAEVGEEEAVVRLSPELATHGAIDPVALPSSTSKRRLSISVSKKLSMNIPDKLRLSRREHKDHHHKVESEDTLWKKGIILGEKCRIPGEREAEFVDPTDEIAAGSFRRSSYSRPVSRSSSFVMYQQPQPQQHDAPALHASDS; translated from the coding sequence ATGGTAAggtggctgccgccgccgccgccagcggaCGGCGAGCTACTCTTGGGCCACGACGCCGTCACGTTGTCCTTCTTCGTGGCGTGCGTGGCCGCCACCGTCGCGCTCACGTCGTCCATGTGCTCAGCGTGCGGCCGCAAGCCAAAGGCGGCCACCAATGCGGACCCGGCCGCGTCGGTCCAGCCGGCCGGGACGGGCTCCGTatccggcggcagcggcagcggcagccagGAGGCTGGCGccgaggtgggggaggaggaggcggtggtgaGGCTGTCGCCGGAGCTGGCGACGCACGGCGCCATCGACCCGGTGGCGCTGCCGTCGTCGACGTCGAAGCGGCGGCTGTCCATCAGCGTGAGCAAGAAACTGAGCATGAACATCCCGGACAAGCTGCGGCTGAGCCGGCGGGAGCACAAGGACCACCATCACAAGGTGGAGTCGGAGGACACGCTGTGGAAGAAGGGCATCATCCTCGGGGAGAAGTGCAGGATCCCCGGGGAGCGGGAGGCGGAGTTCGTCGACCCCACCGACGAGATCGCCGCCGGCAGCTTCCGCAGGTCCAGCTACTCCCGGCCTGTGTCGCGGTCGAGCTCGTTCGTCATGTACCAGCAGCCACAGCCGCAGCAGCACGACGCTCCCGCCTTGCACGCCTCGGATTCTTGA
- the LOC136521501 gene encoding uncharacterized protein: MARRAVALLVAVALAAVLLYPVAAAAAAAAGQKKPATAARREDIPYIRCQVCERIAREISAQVAKKQQALQPSKKVPEIEIIEIAENVCNLKKQEADWMLRIDIVEKGDKLELVEQDEEGHCNAECKTIERACQEVVGYADTDVAEFVYKNNPSVDQLMKFLCKDLSKACSKDLPPVPKDRVPGEPFARKPSKDAEMEKILRSMEGMPGAPSMKMYSRDDLMKNNFGTEDDDDEDDEDEDDNFPKNLGKALKDKGSQKKDLKQQVVQQLKDTSKKLKGHVNKVSNVVKKWWKGAKKPVKSSKSKTEL, from the exons ATGGCGAGACGCGCCGTCGCCTTGCTCGTCGCCGTCGCGCTCGCGGCCGTCCTCCTGTACCCCgtcgcggctgcggctgcggctgctgcgGGGCAGAAGAagccggcgacggccgcgcggcGGGAGGACATCCCCTACATCCGGTGCCAGGTGTGCGAGCGGATCGCGCGCGAGATCTCCGCGCAGGTCGCCAAGAAGCAGCAGGCGCTCCAGCCCTCCAAGAAG GTGCCGGAGATCGAGATCATCGAGATCGCGGAGAATGTCTGCAACCTGAAGAAGCAGGAGGCGGATTGGATGCTCCGGATCGACATCGTCGAGAAAGGCGACAAGCTCGAG CTTGTTGAGCAAGATGAGGAAGGGCATTGCAATGCAGAATGCAAGACCATTGAGCGTGCATGTCAGGAG GTGGTAGGATATGCTGATACTGATGTTGCTGAGTTTgtatacaaaaataacccctcaGTTGATCAGCTGATGAAATTTCTCTGCAAAGATCTTTCGAAAGCGTGTTCCAAGGATCTGCCGCCAGTTCCAAAA GATCGAGTCCCTGGGGAACCATTTGCAAGGAAGCCATCAAAAGATGCTGAGATGGAAAAGATATTGAGATCAATGGAG GGTATGCCAGGAGCCCCAAGCATGAAGATGTACTCCAGGGACGATCTGATGAAAAATAACTTTGGTACtgaagacgatgatgatgaggatgatgaagacgaGGATGACAACTTCCCAAAGAACTTG GGAAAAGCTCTGAAAGACAAGGGTTCTCAAAAGAAAGATTTGAAACAGCAAGTCGTGCAACAGTTGAAGGATACCAGTAAAAAGTTGAAAGGGCATGTAAACAAAGTGTCCAATGTGGTAAAGAAATGGTGGAAAGGGGCAAAGAAGCCCGTCAAATCCAGCAAAAGCAAAACTGAACTCTGA